DNA sequence from the Ovis canadensis isolate MfBH-ARS-UI-01 breed Bighorn chromosome 2, ARS-UI_OviCan_v2, whole genome shotgun sequence genome:
GTGGTGTAAAACGCAGCCACTATCCTCCCCTGCTCCACAGACTCTTCAGTGGGCCTCCTGAGATACATGGAGAGGAGAGTCCCATAAAACAAGGTAACCGCTGTCAGGTGGGACCCACACGTGGAGAATTCCTTCCTCCTGCCATCGGCAGAGTGCATGCACAGCATGGCTGCTGTGATGAGGGTACAGGACACGAGAACCACAGAGAGGGAACATGTGAAATTAATCCCAGCAATAACAATCATGGTGCGTTCTGTACTGTGGACCCCTCCACAGGCAATCTTGATAAGAGCAGGGTCAGCACAATAGAACTGGTTGATTTCAAAGCTTCCACAGAAGCACAGGCCATATGTCCACAGTGTGCAGGTTAGGCTAACAGAAAACCCATAGACGTATGGCACAGAGATGGGACGAGCACAGATAGTCCTGGAGATTTTACGGCCATAAAGCAGAGGATTGCAGATGGCCATGTAGCCATCAAAG
Encoded proteins:
- the LOC138434489 gene encoding olfactory receptor 5M9-like, yielding MLTLIGNIGLSVLISISLQLQSSMRFFLSLLSFVDVWFSSSVTLKMLGNVLSETKPISCVGCLVQCCFLIALVPVEARILAVMAFDGYMAICNPLLYGRKISRTICARPISVPYVYGFSVSLTCTLWTYGLCFCGSFEINQFYCADPALIKIACGGVHSTERTMIVIAGINFTCSLSVVLVSCTLITAAMLCMHSADGRRKEFSTCGSHLTAVTLFYGTLLSMYLRRPTEESVEQGRIVAAFYTTVIPMLNPMIYSLRNKAVK